Within the Thermoanaerobaculales bacterium genome, the region GGCAGATCGACGGCACCCCGGCGGCGAGGTCCGCGCGGGCGCGCGCGAAGCTCGCGATCTCGCCGGCCTGGGTGAGCAGGGCCTGCGACGCGGCGTCGAGCTCGAGGCCGCGCCGGTAGGCCCGGGCAGCGTCCGGGACCGTCACCGCGAGCGCCCGCTCGCCGGCCACCGCGGCGGGATCGGCGGGGTGCTCCGGCATCCCCAGGATCAGGCGCATCTGCTGCTCGCGGGCGCGGTCCGCCTCGAGCGCGCGCTCGGTCCTGGCGAGGGCTGCGGTCCGCTGCTCGAGGATCTCGCGCTGGAGCTCGTTTTGCTGGCGCAGGGCCCTGAGCTCGCTGGTCAGCAGCAGCGTCCGCAGGCTCAGGGGCGACAGCACGACGCCTCCCAGCACGATCAGCGCCAGGCCGGCCAGCGCGCCGACCAGCCAGTGGTACGCGCGGCGCGACAGGAAGTAGTAGCGCACCTGCTTGCGGATGTCGGCGGGGTGGAGCTGAATCTCGTACATGCCCCGTCACACCGCCCGCAGCGAGGCCACCGGGTCCTCCCGCGAGGTCCGCCAGGCCGGTCCCAGCGAGGCCACGAGGACCAGCGCCGAGCAGACCGCGAGCACCGCGAGCAGGTGGGCCGGCTCGGGCCGGAATGGGATCGAGTCCACCATGTACACCCGGGCCAGCCCCTCCGGGAACCTGACCACGCGCGCCGCCGTCATCAGCCAGCTCGCCGCGCAGCCCACCACGATCCCGGCCACCACCGCGCTGCCGCCCAGCAGCAGGCCGGCCAGCACCAGCACCCGCCGGATGACGGCCGGCGTGGCGCCGAGCGCCTGCAGCATGCCGGCGCTGCGCCGCTTGTCGATGGCGAGCACCACGAGCGCCGAGGCGACCTGGAACGAGGCGACCGCCACCACCAGGCTGAGCACCACGAACAGCGACAGCGTCTGCCACCGGAGGACCGCGAACAGCGACCGGTTCATCTCTCGCCAGTCGGTGTAGAGCAGCTCCGGGTGCGCGTCCTCGAGCCGGTCGCGAACCGCTGCCACGGCGAGCGGGTCCACGACCTCGATCTCGATGCCCGCGGCGCCGGTTCCCGGCAGCGCCGCGGCGGTCGCGTCGAGCGGCAGGACGACCCAGCTCGAGTCGAACTCGGCGAACGCGAGGCGGAAGGTGCCGGCGTTGGCGAGGGTGATGGTGGGCACGATCCACGACCCCGGCTCGGGCGGCAGGCGCACCGCGACCCGGTCATCGGCGGCCAGCTTCAGGGACGACGCCAGCCGCTCTCCGAACAGGGCGGGGATCGCGCTGCCCGCCTCCGGCCAGGTGGTGAGGCCGCCGTACGCCGGGGGCTCGGAGATCGCCTTGATCGTGATCGGGACCGGGTTGGTCGGCCGCGCGGGGTCGTCCATGAGGCCGGCGAGGTAGCTGACGGGGGTCGCCCGCCGGACTCCGTCGACGGTGGCGATCCGGGCGGCCAGGGCGTTCGCGGCATCCCGGCCCATCGCGCGCCCGGAGAAGCCCACGATGTGCGCGTTGCCCCGCTGCAGCGCGTCGGCGATCGCCTGCGAGTACCCGGACATCAGCGCCAGCGTGATCACCAATGCGGCCGTCGCCAGCGCGACGCCGACGAAGGCGGCCAGGGAAGTGCCGCGCAGCAGCACTCCGGCGCGACGGCGCAGGAAGCGCACCGCGAGCTCGAGCTCGAGCGTCATGAAGTGGAGTGTAGTCGATCAGCGTCCGCTGCGGGCGCCCGCAGTCGGCTTGGACGCGCGGAAGGTCACCGAGCGCACCACGCCCTCGAGTTCGGCCATGGTGAACCCGGCAGCCGCCACCAGCTCCCGCAGCTCGGCCGGATCGTCGCCGCCGGTCGCGGCCAGGAAGTCGATGTCGCGCAGGACCTCGACGCCGCGCAGCCCGGCCTCCTCGAGCAGGGTGAAGTAGCGGGCGCGCTCCATGGCGCCCGCGATGCAGCCCGCCCAGGCGAGGGCGTCGGCCGCGATCGCGGCCGGCAGGGCGCCGTCGAGCAGGATGTCCGCGACCACCAGCCGGCCGCCCGCGCGGAGCACCCGGTGGATCTCGCGGAACACCACCGCCTTGTCCGGCACGAGGTTGATCACGCAGTTGGAGGTCACCGCGTCGACCGAGGCGTCATCCACCGGCAGCGACTCGAGGCGGCCCTCGCGGAACTCGATGTTGGCCAGCCCGGCTGCCGCGGCGTTCCGCGTCGCCCGCGCGACCATCTCCGCGGTCATGTCGACCCCGATCACCCGCCCCAAAGGTCCGACCGCCCGGGCGGCCAGGATCGCGTCCATGCCGGCGCCGGACCCCAGGTCGAGGACGGTCTCGCCCGGCCGCAGGTCGAGGGCGGCGATCGGCGCGCCGCAGCCGAGGCCGAGGTTGGCGCCATCGGGCAGCAGCTCGAGATCGGCCGGCGTGTAACCGAGGCCGATGGCCGTCACCAGCTCGGGGCCGCTGCCGCAGCAGCCGGTCCGGGGCGGGCAGCAGGAGGAGCCGGACCGGGCGATGGTGCCGTAGCGCTCGCGGACCGAGCGCACTGTCTGCTCGGGGTCGTCAATGCTCAACCGACGGTCGGTCGTCGTGTCGCTCATGGTGCAGACTCCCTTCGTTCCATTCCGTCGCGCACATGAGGTGGTCGAAGGCGCCCGGGCAGCATCCCTCGCTGGCCTGGCGGACGGCGCCCAGCAGCAGCTCGAGGGCGGCGAGCACCTCGCCGACGCCGGCCGGGCCGAGCGCCCCGGCGACCGCCTCGGCGAAGCCCTGCTCCAGACGGGACAGCTCGGCGGCAGCGCGCCGGCCCCGCTCGGTCAGGATGACCCGCGAGGCCCGGCGGTCGCCCGGGTCTGCGGTCACGGCGACCAGGCCGCGGGCGCGCAGGCGCTGCAGGTTACGGGTCAGGGTGCTTGCCGTGATCCCCAGCCGGCGGTGCAGGGCCCCGAGCCGGACTCCTTCGCCGCCTGCCAGCGCTTCGAGGGTGGCGGCCTGGGCCACCGTCATCCCGCAGCAGGCGATGTCGGCGCGCTCGGCCACCGAGAAGCGCCGCACCAGGGCCTGGACGGCGGCCAGGAGGCGGGTGGCGTCGGTCGCGCTCATGGCTTTTATTTGTAACCTACAAATATTGTGCATGTCAAGCCCAGGCTGGCACTGGCGTCGCCTGGCTGGCTGCGAGCCTGCGGAGAGCTCGCTCGGGTGGGCGCGGGTCGGCCCGATGGGCCGTGGCTCGATCCGCGGACGCGTCACCGTCGACGGTGGGGACGCGCCGGCCGATGCCGGCGCTGCTGCGGCACGGCGACGTCGTTACCGGTGGCGTGCACGCGCCGGTGCAGCGCGGCCGGCGCGCCGCGTTACTCGCCGACCGGGGCGTCGACGAAGTCGTCCGGGTTGAAGTCGGGCTCCTCCGGAACCGCCGCCATGACCCGCTTCACCAGGTCCATGTGCTCGATCTCCTCCTGCAGGAGCTCGGCGAACAGCTCGCGGACCTCCGGGTTGTCGATCTCCGGCAGCGCCTGGTCGAAGAACTGGTAGGCCTTGGTTTCGGCGTCGAGCGCCAGCTCGAGCGCATCCTCCATCGACATGAAGGCGCGGGTGCGGTCGTAGTCCGGCGCCTCGACCTCGAAGATCATCGAGCGGTCGACCTCGCACGGCGCGTCGCCGAACAGCGCGCTGCGGCGCTTGGCGAGCTCCTTGCCGTGGTTGGCCTCATTCACCGCCATGAAGCGGAAGAAGCGGGCTGCGCCCGGCGTGCGGTGGGCCTCCATCTGCTTGACGAACTCGCGGTAGCGCTCCTCGGCCTCGTCCTCGATCAGGATCGCGAGGTCGAGGGCGTCTTTCAGCGAGAGCTTGGCGAAGTCGATGTCCTGCATGGGCGCCTCCGGGTGCGCGGCGGTCGCCGCGGATCGCTGGTCCCCGCACTCTGACCGCCGCGCCGCCTGCTGTCAAGCCTTGAGACCGGGCCGCAAGCGTGCTCGCACCGCGGCCGGCTTCGATACCATGGAGCCGACGTGACCGCCCGAAGCAGCGTTTCGCGCATCGTCCTGCGAGCCTGGCCCGCCGTGCTCGCGCTGTGGGCCGTCGCCGGCCAGGCAGCCGATCCGTCCGAGCTGCTGGCGGCGATCCGGGACGGCCGGGCGCGCCCCGATCTCGCGGTGCGGGCAGCCGGCTTCAGGTTCACCACCGGGCTGGGGGTGGTCCACCTGGACGACGGCGTGCTGGTCCCGGCCGAGCCGGTGGCCGGCCGGCCGGTGGAGTGGGTCTTCCTCGGCGAGGGCCGGGCGCACCTGGAGCCCCCGGACGGAGTGGAGCGCGGCCAGCTGGAGCTGTTCACCGGCGCGCCGGTGCTCGACGAGCGCTTCGATCGGGCGGTGTTCGCGATCGCCCTGGATGCGGCCGGCGACGCCCTGGCGAGGCTGCCGCGCGCCGCCGCCGATGCCCGGGTCGGCGAGGCCTCGGCGCTGCTCGAGCAGTGGCGGGGAAGCCCCGAGCGCCGGCTGATCGACGTCGAGGCCCGGCTGCTGCGCGACGCGGTCGACGACCCGCTCGGCCGCAGCTTCTTCTGCGGCTACTTCAACGGCCGCGAGCTGGGCCGCTTCCTGTGGGTGGTGGACCCGCTGGCCGAGGAGCAGGTCATTGTCGGCCGGTTCGTCGCCGCGCAGCTCACCGACCGGGAGCGGCGCCGCGCCGAGCGCCACCTCGAGCGCGAGCAGCGGCGCGGCAAGCTGATCGGGCTGGCCGTCGACGACCTCGGAGTCTGGGACACCTGGGTGTCGAGCAGCCTGCGCGCGCCCGACGGCACGCCGACCCCGGGGACCGCCGGCGTCGAGCCTCGCCGGTACGCAATCGACGCGACCCTCGACGGCAAGCAGCTCGACCTTCAGGCCGTCGCCCGGGTCGAGCTCGACGTCGTCGTCGACGGTCTGCGTGCGGTCACCTTCGACATCGGCGCCGAGCTGGTCCCCCTCGCGGTGCGCGACGGAGACGGCCGGCCGCTTGCCTTCAACCACAGCTGGGGCGAGCTGACCGTGCTGCTCGGGGAGCCGGCCGCCGGCGGCTCCTCGCTCACCCTCGAAGTGGCGTACCGGGGCACGCCGTTCGAGCGCGTGACAAACGGGGCCTACGCACAGCGCGACCCGCTCGGCTGGTACCCTCACGCGGGAACGGTCGACCGCGCCACCTACGAGGTCGTCGTGCGCTGGCCGAGGCGATACCAGCTGCTCGGCAGCGGCAAGGTGGTCGACCACGGCATCGACGGTCAGGGCCGGCGCTGGGAGCGGCGAACGCTCGAGGTGCGAAGCCTCGGCTTCAGCTTCGAGGTCGGTGACTTCGACACCGCCACCGGGCGGGTCGGGGACGTCGCGGTCACCGTGGCCATCGACCGGCTCGGGCAGGGCGCCTCGCGCGGCCTGGCGGCGGAGGTGCTGCAGTCGGTCGAAGGCCCGCTCACCTACTACCAGGAGATCTTCGGCCCGTACCCGTTGGACGAGCTGGTGGTCGCCAGCTGCCCGCGCACCTTCTCCCAGGGCCTGCTCGGCTTCGTCACCCTGAGCACCACCGGGATCGTGGACTGGGACCGGTGGGCCAGCCTGCTCGGCTACGAGGACCGCCGACTGCTGATCGCCCACGAGCTGGGACACCAGTGGTGGGGGAATCAGGTCGGCTGGCGAAGCTACCGCGACCAGTGGGTCAGCGAGGCCATGGCCAACTACGCGGCCCTGCTCTACGAGCGGAACGTGATGACTGGCGAGGGCGGGCAGCGGGTCGGCCTCGGGCCGACCTCGGGGTGGCAGTCGGAGCTCGGGCGCCTCACCGCCGGCGGCCGGCCGGTCGAGTCGCTGGGGCCGGTGACGCTCGGGGCGCGGCTGAACTCCTCGCTCAGCGCCGATGCCTACCACGCCATCGTCTACAAGAAGGGCGCGGTGGTCCTCGACATGCTGGCCCGGCTCTACGGCGAGGGCGCCTTCCTCGACATCCTGCGCGAGCTGGTCAGGGTCGTGGAGGGGCGCGCCATCTCCACCGACGACTTTCTCGCCCTGCTCGAGCGGATCGGTGGCGTGGAGCTCGACTGGTTCCGCCGCCAGTACGTGCTCGGCACCGGGCTGCCGGAGATCTTCTACGACTACCGGGTCGAGGACCTCGGCGGCGGGCGCTGGGCGCTCGATGGCGAGGCCCGCCAGCAGAGCACCTTCGTCTTCCGCTACCGGATCGAGCAGCAATCCGGCGGCGGGCTCGACGTCACCCGGCGGGCGGAGCCGCGGCTCGACGTCGGCGACTCGGTGCTGGTCGTGCCCTTCCAGGTCGCGCTCGCGGAGGCGCCGGCCGCGGCGGGCGGCGGGCCGGGCGTCGGCGTTCTCGCCGGTCGACTCGTGCTGCGCGGCGCGGCCAGCCCGTTCCGGCTGGAGCTGGAGCAGCGGCCGGCGGCGCTCTGGCTCGACCCCAACGGCGAGGTCTTCGGGCGGTTCCTCGCCGTGGCGCGCTGGCCTCGGCGGTCGGCCCTCCAGCGCGGGCTCGACCTGGCGTATGCCGGCGACGTCGAGCAGGCCGAGGCAGCGTTCCTCGCCGCCTTCGACGAGCCGGTGGTGCACGCCGACGAGCCGTGGCTGGGTAACGAGGTGGACGTCGAGGCGAGCGGGCGGATCGCCGACATCTCGCTCGACATCGAGCTCGCCCGGCTCTACCTGGACCGCGGCCGGCTCGC harbors:
- a CDS encoding M1 family aminopeptidase, translating into MTARSSVSRIVLRAWPAVLALWAVAGQAADPSELLAAIRDGRARPDLAVRAAGFRFTTGLGVVHLDDGVLVPAEPVAGRPVEWVFLGEGRAHLEPPDGVERGQLELFTGAPVLDERFDRAVFAIALDAAGDALARLPRAAADARVGEASALLEQWRGSPERRLIDVEARLLRDAVDDPLGRSFFCGYFNGRELGRFLWVVDPLAEEQVIVGRFVAAQLTDRERRRAERHLEREQRRGKLIGLAVDDLGVWDTWVSSSLRAPDGTPTPGTAGVEPRRYAIDATLDGKQLDLQAVARVELDVVVDGLRAVTFDIGAELVPLAVRDGDGRPLAFNHSWGELTVLLGEPAAGGSSLTLEVAYRGTPFERVTNGAYAQRDPLGWYPHAGTVDRATYEVVVRWPRRYQLLGSGKVVDHGIDGQGRRWERRTLEVRSLGFSFEVGDFDTATGRVGDVAVTVAIDRLGQGASRGLAAEVLQSVEGPLTYYQEIFGPYPLDELVVASCPRTFSQGLLGFVTLSTTGIVDWDRWASLLGYEDRRLLIAHELGHQWWGNQVGWRSYRDQWVSEAMANYAALLYERNVMTGEGGQRVGLGPTSGWQSELGRLTAGGRPVESLGPVTLGARLNSSLSADAYHAIVYKKGAVVLDMLARLYGEGAFLDILRELVRVVEGRAISTDDFLALLERIGGVELDWFRRQYVLGTGLPEIFYDYRVEDLGGGRWALDGEARQQSTFVFRYRIEQQSGGGLDVTRRAEPRLDVGDSVLVVPFQVALAEAPAAAGGGPGVGVLAGRLVLRGAASPFRLELEQRPAALWLDPNGEVFGRFLAVARWPRRSALQRGLDLAYAGDVEQAEAAFLAAFDEPVVHADEPWLGNEVDVEASGRIADISLDIELARLYLDRGRLAEAGERVARARSRMLRDDRWRFGHELLALEARLAIRSGQPARALVELRKALERDPEAVSAEVAALLAVACRLAGPPDEWPAACRDARGRGVDLGPLECPAE
- a CDS encoding MarR family winged helix-turn-helix transcriptional regulator, translated to MSATDATRLLAAVQALVRRFSVAERADIACCGMTVAQAATLEALAGGEGVRLGALHRRLGITASTLTRNLQRLRARGLVAVTADPGDRRASRVILTERGRRAAAELSRLEQGFAEAVAGALGPAGVGEVLAALELLLGAVRQASEGCCPGAFDHLMCATEWNEGSLHHERHDDRPSVEH
- a CDS encoding FtsX-like permease family protein; translated protein: MTLELELAVRFLRRRAGVLLRGTSLAAFVGVALATAALVITLALMSGYSQAIADALQRGNAHIVGFSGRAMGRDAANALAARIATVDGVRRATPVSYLAGLMDDPARPTNPVPITIKAISEPPAYGGLTTWPEAGSAIPALFGERLASSLKLAADDRVAVRLPPEPGSWIVPTITLANAGTFRLAFAEFDSSWVVLPLDATAAALPGTGAAGIEIEVVDPLAVAAVRDRLEDAHPELLYTDWREMNRSLFAVLRWQTLSLFVVLSLVVAVASFQVASALVVLAIDKRRSAGMLQALGATPAVIRRVLVLAGLLLGGSAVVAGIVVGCAASWLMTAARVVRFPEGLARVYMVDSIPFRPEPAHLLAVLAVCSALVLVASLGPAWRTSREDPVASLRAV
- the arsM gene encoding arsenite methyltransferase, which codes for MSDTTTDRRLSIDDPEQTVRSVRERYGTIARSGSSCCPPRTGCCGSGPELVTAIGLGYTPADLELLPDGANLGLGCGAPIAALDLRPGETVLDLGSGAGMDAILAARAVGPLGRVIGVDMTAEMVARATRNAAAAGLANIEFREGRLESLPVDDASVDAVTSNCVINLVPDKAVVFREIHRVLRAGGRLVVADILLDGALPAAIAADALAWAGCIAGAMERARYFTLLEEAGLRGVEVLRDIDFLAATGGDDPAELRELVAAAGFTMAELEGVVRSVTFRASKPTAGARSGR
- a CDS encoding ferritin family protein — protein: MQDIDFAKLSLKDALDLAILIEDEAEERYREFVKQMEAHRTPGAARFFRFMAVNEANHGKELAKRRSALFGDAPCEVDRSMIFEVEAPDYDRTRAFMSMEDALELALDAETKAYQFFDQALPEIDNPEVRELFAELLQEEIEHMDLVKRVMAAVPEEPDFNPDDFVDAPVGE